The following proteins are co-located in the Mangifera indica cultivar Alphonso unplaced genomic scaffold, CATAS_Mindica_2.1 Un_0009, whole genome shotgun sequence genome:
- the LOC123205593 gene encoding protein transport protein SEC13 homolog B-like produces MPAQKIETGHEDSVHDVAMDYYGKRVATASSDTSIKILGLSNNSGSQHLATLKGHRGPVWQVAWSHPKFGSILASCSYDGQVIIWKEGNPNEWIQAHIFNDHKSSVNSIAWAPHELGLCLACGSSDGNISVFAARADGGWDTTRIDQAHPVGVTSVSWAPAMAPGALVGSGSLEPVQKLASCGCDNTVKVWKLYNGIWKMDCFPALQMHTDWVRSVAWAPNLGLPKSTIASASQDGTVVIWTCAREGDQWEGKVLKDFKTPVWSVSWSLTGNLLAVADANNVTLWKEAVDGEWQQVSVVEPQI; encoded by the coding sequence ATGCCTGCTCAGAAGATTGAAACTGGTCATGAAGACAGTGTTCATGACGTAGCCATGGATTACTATGGAAAGCGTGTAGCCACAGCTTCATCAGACACCAGCATTAAGATACTTGGTTTGAGCAACAACTCTGGCTCTCAGCACCTTGCTACACTGAAAGGTCACAGAGGTCCTGTTTGGCAGGTTGCTTGGTCACATCCCAAATTTGGGTCAATTCTTGCTTCCTGTTCCTATGATGGCCAAGTGATAATCTGGAAGGAAGGCAATCCAAATGAGTGGATACAGGCTCATATATTCAATGATCATAAATCATCTGTGAACTCTATTGCTTGGGCACCTCATGAACTTGGTCTCTGCTTAGCTTGTGGATCTTCTGATGGTAACATCTCAGTTTTTGCTGCAAGGGCTGATGGTGGTTGGGACACTACCAGGATAGATCAAGCCCATCCAGTTGGAGTAACATCTGTTTCATGGGCCCCAGCAATGGCTCCTGGTGCTTTAGTCGGATCTGGATCACTGGAACCAGTTCAGAAACTGGCATCATGTGGTTGTGACAACACTGTAAAGGTTTGGAAGCTTTATAATGGAATTTGGAAGATGGATTGCTTCCCTGCCCTTCAGATGCACACTGATTGGGTGAGGAGTGTAGCATGGGCACCCAACCTGGGGCTTCCAAAATCCACAATCGCAAGTGCTTCACAGGATGGTACAGTAGTTATATGGACTTGTGCTCGGGAAGGAGACCAATGGGAGGGTAAGGTTTTGAAGGACTTTAAGACACCAGTTTGGAGTGTCTCATGGTCGCTGACTGGAAATTTACTGGCTGTAGCTGATGCCAACAACGTTACACTATGGAAGGAAGCAGTTGATGGAGAGTGGCAGCAAGTGAGTGTAGTTGAGCCACAGATTTAA
- the LOC123205581 gene encoding protein trichome birefringence-like 14: MKGGNNYRMRGRHLSLTLITLLFTTIFIWVCEKNPFVTTVLPVQDQFTWSSSAFDEEAGNHSFQSIRPKEHMQGKISESITEEETKEPGVKNLDRQLTNFTTSYIPERKETDGEGMFSTKKKVCNYAKGSWVSDSRRPLYPGFGCKQWLSEMWACRLTQRKEFSYERYRWQPKDCEMPEFERSAFLQRMKDKTIAFVGDSLGRQQFQSMMCMATGGQMIQEVEDVGREYGLVKLRGHARPDGWAYRFLATNTTILYYWSSTLADLVPLNNSDPKSDVAMHLDRPPAFMSKYLHRFDVLVLNSGHHWNRGKLRANRWVVYVNGKPNEDKRLANLESAKNFTAYSVAMWLDSQLPFHPRLKAFFRTISPRHFRNGDWNTGGSCDNTTPLTRGNKVKQDRSSDEIVEAAIKGTKIKLLDITALSELRDEGHISHYSIKANQGINDCLHWCLPGIPDTWNELLAAQV, translated from the exons ATGAAAGGAGGAAATAATTATAGAATGAGAGGAAGACATCTTTCTCTCACGCTAATTACACTTCTTTTTACAACCATTTTTATTTGGGTTTGCGAAAAAAATCCTTTTGTTACAACTGTACTGCCAGTCCAAGATCAGTTTACGTGGTCTTCATCAG CATTTGATGAAGAAGCTGGAAATCATTCCTTTCAATCTATAAGGCCAAAGGAGCATATGCAAGGAAAAATTTCTGAATCAATAactgaagaagaaacaaaagaaccTGGTGTAAAGAATTTAGACAGgcaattaacaaattttacaacCTCGTATATTCCAGAGAGGAAAGAAACTGATGGGGAAGGGATGTTTTCAACCAAGAAGAAAG TATGTAACTATGCCAAGGGTAGTTGGGTTTCCGACAGCAGGCGTCCTTTGTATCCCGGGTTTGGATGTAAACAGTGGTTATCAGAAATGTGGGCGTGTCGATTGACCCAACGTAAAGAGTTTTCTTATGAGAGATATCGCTGGCAGCCAAAAGATTGTGAAATGCCAGAATTTGAACGATCTGCATTTTTGCAAAG GATGAAGGACAAAACAATTGCATTTGTAGGGGATTCTTTGGGCAGGCAGCAATTCCAATCTATGATGTGTATGGCCACTGGTGGACAAATGATCCAAGAAGTTGAAGATGTCGGAAGGGAATATGGTCTTGTCAAACTACGTGGACATGCTCGTCCTGATGGCTGGGCTTATCGTTTCCTTGCGACCAATACCAccattttatattattggtCATCAACACTTGCTGACTTGGTGCCACTTAACAATTCAGACCCCAAGTCTGATGTTGCCATGCATTTAGACCGTCCACCAGCTTTCATGAGTAAATACCTCCATCGGTTTGATGTTTTAGTTCTCAATTCAGGACATCACTGGAACAGAGGGAAACTTAGAGCTAACCGATGGGTTGTATATGTGAATGGAAAACCTAATGAAGATAAAAGACTTGCAAACCTGGAGAGTGCCAAGAATTTTACGGCTTACAGTGTGGCTATGTGGCTTGACTCTCAGCTTCCATTCCATCCTCGACTTAAAGCATTCTTTCGGACAATCTCTCCAAGACATTTCCGCAATGGGGACTGGAATACTGGTGGTAGCTGTGATAATACCACCCCTTTAACCAGAGGAAACAAAGTTAAGCAAGATAGATCAAGTGATGAAATTGTTGAAGCTGCCATTAAGggtacaaaaataaaacttctgGATATAACTGCTCTTTCAGAACTGAGAGATGAGGGTCACATATCCCATTACAGTATCAAGGCAAACCAAGGCATTAATGATTGCTTGCATTGGTGCCTACCTGGAATTCCAGACACATGGAATGAACTCCTTGCCGCACAGGTGTAG